The Helicobacter fennelliae nucleotide sequence TTATGCGCCCTTCATTCATACACGCGCCTAGCGCGCCTGCGTTGAAATTCACATAGCTAGCGCCGGGCATTTGCGTATAACCGCCCTTGCCTAGATACGCACCAAAGCGCGTTTTAGCAGAATCTAGCAGGCGGATATTATCATATTGCGGGATCACCTGCATAAGATAGCGCGGGAATTTATCCACAAAATCAATGCGCGGAAATTTATTTTTAAGCTTTAAGGCTATCTCATTTTTGCGCAAATATTCAAGCTCATAGGGCTTATTGCCGCTCCATGCGACATTGCTTAATAGCCCAAAGATTCCATCAAGCTGCAGACTTCTTAAAGGCGCCTTGCCCAAAGAGAGTGCCAAAAGCTTCATATATGCGCTCTCCACGCTCTCACACACAGAATCTGCATAAAGCACGCAGAATCGATATTTTGCCTCGCCTTTTTTGTTAGTGAGCTTGCCTTTTTTGGCGATTTTGGCAAGCTCTAGGAGCACTTGGATATTTTTATGCACACTCTCATCACTCAATGCTTCACTCAAAAATGGCTCAAAATGTCGCAATGCTTTATGGATAAATACCTCATTAATCGCATAAATCGCTTCATTTTGGCTTGATGAAATCACTTTGCATTCTTTTGCTACGTCGCAAAATACCGCATAACTTCCTAGATTCTCCTGCCAATTTAGCACAGGAAATGTCGCGCAAAGCACAGCATTACTGAGGTTTGCAAAATCTATACGCGCGATTCCAAACGCAAGGGGATTTTTGTAATTTTTTTGGTTTTGAAAATTCTCAACAAAAGCTTGAAACTGCTCACTCCGATCACTCATTTTTGACTCCTTTTGAAATATAAGGGCGTATTATACAATAAGTGTAGCAAGAAAAGTATAGTAAGAAATGCTTCTAGATTCTAACGCACTATGAAGACAAAGTGGTGAAATTATTAAGATATTGAGGATATTTTTAAGAAATTTTTCGTAATAATTACACTTTTATTTGCTAGCTCTTGATTCTTTAGATTTGGGTTTGATTGAAAGTAATTAAGGCTAGTATCCGCGCAAATCGCGCAAAAGATAAGGAAGCAAACAGAAAATGCAAAAGCACCAATAAACAGCAATCATAAAGGACACATCAAATGAATCAGATACAAACAAATAACCACACACAATCTCACACAATCAACACAAACCCACATCAAAACACCCAAAACACTTATCATGATTCAATCAATTCTCACACTACAATCTCTGCAACAACTTCTCAAAGAGCAGAATCTAATCCACTAGAGCTTAAGCAAATAGGCTTATATGAAAGTAGCTTTGAGCATGATGCCTGCGGGATTGGCGCGGTGGCAAGTATTAAGGGCGAGCGCTCTTATCAAGTCATAAGTAGCGCGCTTAATATCCTTATGCAGCTAGAGCATCGCGGTGGTGCGGGTGCTGAGGATAATACAGGCGATGGCGCGGGGATTCTTATCCAAATCCCGCATGAGTTTTTTAAAACCCAAGATCTAGGCTTTGAGCTGGGCGAAGAGGGCGATTACGCCATAGCACAGGTGTTTCTCTCGCCTAATGCAGAGAGCAAGCAAAAGGGCAAGGAGATCTTTTTACAAGTCTTACAAGAGCAAGGGCTAGAGTTTTTAGGACTTCGCGCAGTGCCTATAAACCCAAGCGACATTGGACCCACCGCGCGCAATGCAATGCCCTTTTTCTTGCAAATCTTTGTGAGGCGCCCGCAAACTCTCGCGCGAGGGCTGGACTTTGAGCGCAAGCTCTATGTCGCAAGGCGCATAATTGAGAAGCGCGCAGCAGATGTGCCAAAATTTTATATCTGCTCCTTTTCCTCGCGCACGATAGTCTATAAGGGCATGCTTCTTTCCACGCAGCTAAGCGACTTCTATCTTGACTTTAAAGATGTGAATCTTAAAAGTGCCATTGCGCTGGTGCATTCG carries:
- a CDS encoding 2,3,4,5-tetrahydropyridine-2,6-carboxylate N-succinyltransferase; translation: MSDRSEQFQAFVENFQNQKNYKNPLAFGIARIDFANLSNAVLCATFPVLNWQENLGSYAVFCDVAKECKVISSSQNEAIYAINEVFIHKALRHFEPFLSEALSDESVHKNIQVLLELAKIAKKGKLTNKKGEAKYRFCVLYADSVCESVESAYMKLLALSLGKAPLRSLQLDGIFGLLSNVAWSGNKPYELEYLRKNEIALKLKNKFPRIDFVDKFPRYLMQVIPQYDNIRLLDSAKTRFGAYLGKGGYTQMPGASYVNFNAGALGACMNEGRISSSVIVGEGSDVGGGASILGVLSGGNSEPISIGKNCLLGVNSSTGISLGDGCIVDGGIAVLAGTIFEISKAQAEKIAEINPGFVINPSELYKGRELSGKHGIHFRQDSKTGRMIAFRSNRTIELNVALH